A window of the Hordeum vulgare subsp. vulgare chromosome 5H, MorexV3_pseudomolecules_assembly, whole genome shotgun sequence genome harbors these coding sequences:
- the LOC123399779 gene encoding uncharacterized protein LOC123399779 — MRRPLFLRIVNALGAWDPYFTHRTDATNRPGLTPLQKCTAAIRMLAYGTSADQLDEVLMLAASTTLECLGMFAQGVIDMFGQEYLRPPRCDEVEHLLQIGESRGFPGMLGSIDCMHWQWEKCPNAWRGQFTRGDHGVPTMILEAVASYDLRIWHAYFGVAGSNNDINVLNKSPLFVQELKGEAPRVQFIVNGRQYNQGYYLADGIYPEWAVFVKTIALPQIEIDKLFARHQEGARKDVERAFEVLQSRFNIVRRPAKLWKRASVGKIMEACIILHNMIIEDEGDMVHVPLDLNENPGTCFALPSEVNRGPNICFTNVLQRNSSIRARPTHLKLKQNLIEHI, encoded by the coding sequence ATGAGAAGGCCTTTGTTCTTACGAATTGTGAATGCTCTCGGCGCATGGGATCCTTATTTTACTCATAGAACAGATGCCACCAACCGACCCGGGCTCACACCTCTGCAAAAGTGTACAGCCGCAATCCGCATGTTAGCGTATGGAACCTCCGCGGACCAACTTGATGAGGTACTGATGTTAGCTGCAAGCACTACTTTAGAATGCTTGGGGATGTTCGCACAAGGGGTGATTGACATGTTTGGTCAAGAGTATCTGAGGCCCCCAAGATGTGATGAAGTGGAACATTTGCTTCAAATTGGTGAATCTCGTGGATTCCCTGGCATGTTAGGGAGCATCGATTGTATGCActggcaatgggagaaatgccctAATGCTTGGAGAGGACAATTTACCCGTGGTGATCACGGTGTTCCTACTATGATCCTTGAAGCAGTTGCTTCTTACGACCTTCGCATATGGCATGCTTATTTCGGTGTTGCCGGCTCAAACAATGATATAAATGTGCTCAACAAGTCACCTTTGTTTGTCCAAGAGTTGAAAGGGGAAGCTCCACGGGTACAGTTCATTGTCAATGGAAGGCAATATAATCAGGGTTATTACCTTGCAGATGGTATTTATCCAGAATGGGCTGTATTCGTGAAGACTATAGCACTACCTCAGATAGAGATTGACAAATTGTTTGCACGACATCAAGAAGGGGCAAGGAAAGATGTTGAACGGGCATTTGAAGTGTTGCAATCCCGTTTTAACATCGTGCGACGTCCTGCAAAGTTATGGAAGCGTGCTTCGGTCGGTAAAATCATGGAAGCTTGCATCATTCTTCATAATATGATTATCGAAGATGAGGGGGACATGGTTCACGTCCCTTTAGATTTGAATGAGAATCCTGGAACATGTTTTGCTTTACCGTCGGAGGTCAATCGTGGTCCCAACATCTGCTTTACAAATGTGCTACAAAGGAATTCCTCTATTCGTGCACGACCAACACATCTAAAACTGAAGCAGAATTTGATCGAGCATATTTGA